A region of the Silene latifolia isolate original U9 population chromosome 9, ASM4854445v1, whole genome shotgun sequence genome:
GTTAATTGCTTTGCTGTATGCTGCATCCCATGACAATCTAAAACAGATGAATGGTGAGTCTTTGGCGCCATTGTAAATGTAAACTAAGCCTACATCAGTCATAAGGCTGGAATTAGTTCTGATGGAAAATTGAGCGTTTTAGCCAAACTCGTGTATGTTTCTCCTGCTGTGGCATTATGTAGTTGTCAAGCTTCTTATGTTTTCATATATCTGGTTTGTGCAGATAAAAAGATAGCACCGAAGGGGGTTAATGATATAAAGATCGTAAGTGCTGGAAAAATATTGGAGAATAGCAAGACTGTTGGGCAATGtagaatgccttttggcgagCTTCAAAAAGGGGTAATCACCATGCACGTTGTCGTTCAGCCTTCCGTAGCAAAATCAACAAAAGGTATTGTATTTGCTTATCACCTGCGAAAGCAAGGATTTTTTTCGTCCATAATTTGGGTTTTGTTCATTGATGCTTTTTACCCTTGTGGTTGAGTGCTGCTTATTACACTTGAATTCCTCTTATGTGGCCACCCTTGTATCTTGACTGCATGAAATTCTTGTAATTTATGGAGAATCGAAAAGCTGTTCCGGAATAGTGTGATTCTTCCTTAAGATCCTACATAGTTGGAGTATGGGAAATTAATGATCAAGAAGCTTCTTTAGAAAGAGTGAAATGATATAGTATCCTTGATAAAACTTTTTTCTACGATCTTTCCTGGAATCTTTAACCTTTGCCTTTAATAAAAAAGGCTATGGGATATTAATAATCAAGAAGCTTCTTTAGGCAAAAGAATAAGCTCAAAGTAGTATCATTCCGTAATTAAACTTCATTTTAAAATCTTTTGGTGGAATCCTTAACCTTTATCTCAGATCAAAATGGGAGAGGCACTTAATCCGTTGTCTAATCGAGGAGGGATTGAGCGTAGCTAATAGGAAATTATAAGATAGTGTTATCCAAATTTGCTGATTGTGGACATTCAGTACCGTCAGTTAAAAAGTTAAAGGAGTTAGACATTACAAGAGAGTTAGCCCGTGTTTGGATGATGGATTTTGAAGGGAAAGGGGGAAAcgaaatcccttgtttggatattATGTTGGGTTGGAGGGAAATGGAAAAGAAGGAATCAATTTTCCCTCGTGCAAGCCAAATTAACCACCCATCCCCCCTTTCTCTCTTTTTCCCTCCTGTAATTTTCCAGACAAGCCTGCCTGTAAGTTGCTAATGTAGAAGATTTCGCCGTAGAAACTGCAAATGAAGCAATAACGAGTTTCATAGGAAAGAGGTCTATGATTTACTAGAAACTAGATTTTCAAAGACGACACTTTTTGCTTCCTTTTCAACAACATTGCTGTGTTTGTTTCCCCTCTCATATACTTCAATCTCCAATATCTTAGCCTTTGTCTTCATGGACATCTAAATCCAATAGTAGACGTCGTTCTGTAATTTAGctgatggttttttttttttttggtcgtgTTTTTGAGCCACTTGCGGTATTTTTTGCTTGTGAATAACCTTGATTTTAACTTCTTGTTTTTTTCACCTTGTTCTGTAACTGGCATTTTGAACAAGAAACGATTCTGCGGTTTGTACTGGTGTTAAAAAGTTGGATGTAAAAATGTCAAAATCAATTGCTCTCGTAGCACTTAAAAACTTAGCCCAGCCTTATATTATGTGATCTGCACTATGTAGTATTGGTGGCGTATTGGTGACTTGGTGTCAGCTCTTGTATAAAAAGATTCAAACCACAGCAATTTTGGAAAAGGTTACACTGATTAAGACACAGACAAGAGTTACACTGATTAAGAGTAGTATCACGAAACACATACTGCTAACTTTTGTGAATTGTGAATACCAGGAAGCTAGTTACGGCCCTCCCTAGTACTAATTTCTCCCGTAATTTTCCCAAAATGCTACTCCTGTCTTCTCACACTTACCCCTTCACTATTTTATCCTATTCCTTTCGCGGCCATCACCGTTCTCCGCCCCCTTTGGCCACTTTTCCCTTTTACTGCCACCACACTCTATAACTCAAGTTGCAAACAGCCACAATATTCAACACTCAGACACCATTCCGTGTCACTCATTCTTCCTCTaccttattttcaaaaaaatgcacCCCTTCATTCACTCTTTATCTTTCATTGAGTCCCACTCCTTGATCCTCCCCCATCGGCCATCTCCTTTTGATTATCACCGGGGCCTACATATGCAAATTTTACATTCCAACCAGAATAATTTCTCCATTATGCACTACTCCTCTATCTTAGGTATTGTTCCAATTGTATCTTATTCGTTATGTAGACATTCTGTGTGGAATCTATCCCCAGTATAATTTTATTTGACTTCTTTCTAGTCAGTAGTCATGTTAGGATTTATCTCTTTTTATTTTGCTGCTAACGGTTTCTGTTCCTTTCGTGCAGAAAAGAAGCTTGACGAGTCTGAAAAAAGCTGCATATGTTCATGTTCAATATTGTAAGGGTTTCCTCTGCCATTTCTTCTACCTGGTGCATCGTTTACACGTCACTGAAACAATGATTGCATTGCCTTTATTAGAAATTAATCAAGGTTGACAAGACTCGTACTATCCTGATTTGCTAGGAATCGTCCATCATGTATTTTATATCTCATTTGTCATTGTCGAGTTTTTGTGATCCCTTCTgtgtatcattattattattcagCTGCAATGTATAGTTTGGAGGAAGAAACTTCTGCTCATTGGGTTCTCTCTTAAATACAgccttatcttttttttttccctttccgGTCTTTTCCTATTTTGGTTTGTGTATGTTATCTTTGTACTCTCCTTGTGCAAACATTGAATTTTTGGAATTACATGATGTATAAGACATCCACGGCCATGGCCGAAGAGACTACTGTATTAATGAATCTTGATTCTCTTGGACAACAGCACAACGGCCTTGTGACCGAGTTGTGTGCTTAGGAGATGATTTGTCTCCGAAGACTCTGATAGATTCTTCCAAGGCCGATTGTGGCAAGCTATGACCAACTGACAGTAGGCTTAGGTAGGTTAGGTTATATGGTCCATTTGGTGCTATAGACTTcgttgaacttttttttttttttttttttttggcagccgtaaaaaaaaaaaaaaaaaccttataCAGGTCTGAACCCCTCCAATCCCATTATTCACGAGGATAGCTCTCCGGGGGCTCGTGACCAGCTCGAGTCTCTGGGCTTGCCTCCTCACGTCGATCACGTCTCATTTAGGAGTCTTATCGCCCCCGCTCCCACATATTCCACTAGAAAAAAGGGTAATTCCAATAGCATGAAAGCATTGATTGGTGATCACATACAGTTTGCTGTGCTTGAATTCATAACAGCAATAatgactactactactactaccaccATGAAAGACTCGTTGCAAGTATGGGGCTGTAATAACTCCTGCTGAACTCCTACTTTCCCATGATTACCTTAATTTTTCACCTATAAAAACACCCCCACATTTCTGCAAAAGGAAGACAGATAAATACCTAATTCATCCAAGTAAAAAGGGTTGTTTACCGTCTCTATTCTCTATTATCTGTGCGCTCAGTAATAGTGCTTTGTGCTCCCATGGAGAAGCTCATCGTCGTCTTTCttctcctcccattcctccatTTCTCGCTTTCCCAAAGCAGGGCCGAGCCTGTTGGATCTCAGATCAGGGTCGTTGGCTCTGTTTACTGTGACATTTGCTCTAATAACACATTCTCAACTCACAGCTACTTCATTCCAGGTAACATTTGTACAGTACACTTCATATACATCACACTTTCATAACCAGAAATAACGACATTAGGGAAGACTGTACTTAGGGGCGTCTTGAAACAAATGGAAGCCCGGTGCACCATAAAAAATAAGGCCCCAAATATGAACGTACAAGTGTACTATGCTTCGATGTTTGTATTAAATTTCATCGATAAAGCTTATAAATTCGGTGTCCAAAGCCGGAGGCCGGGTTCCTGCGCCTGTGGTTGCACGGGGTCTTAGACACCCCTGAGTCTGTACTATTATAAAAACTAACAATATAAGTTTACgtacgcttttttttttttttttttttttttttttttttttatcaggaGCTGAAGTAAAAGTAGAGTGCAAGTTAAGGGCAACAGCAGAAAGAACAACAGAAGAAATAACATTATCAGTGAACAGAAGAACCAATAAATTAGGAATGTATCAGATGGTGATAACAGGAGTAGATGGTATAGATTGTTCCAAGGAAAGAGCTGTTGTCTCACTTTGTAGGGCCACTTTGTTAAGGACAGCCCCATCATCTGGTAAATGCAATGTGCCTGGTTTAAACACTACATCTGATGTTGTTTACTTTAAGtctagtgaacaaaatgtctgtATTTATGGGCTTGGTGCTCTTAATTTTAGACCTTCTAGGGTTAACAAGGCTTTATGTGGGAAGTAATTAGTAGCCTCTTGTAAGGGCAGTTGAGTCTGTATCGAGTCGTTTGTTATATATACAACGGTCTTATTTAATAGTATGAACTTACTGATCTATGGTCATTTTATTTCAGTAAATCTAATAATATGTAACGAAATTTTCACAATTGACACTGAAATATCAGTAATATGAATCCCTTAATATTCAGGACATTTAGTTCATATATCAGAAACACCTTACAAGCTGACAGAAAACCGAAAACAAAGTACAGTTAAAACTTTGTCATAAACTATACTTTTGTATTGATGCAGGGGATGCAATTCCAGCATCTCCGCTTACTGCATCTCAATCATAAACACCCATATAAACCCGTCCCTATAatattaaaaagaaaaacaagaagggCGGTATGTATCAGCAGGAAATCTGAGATTTCTGAGGGATCAAATCAGTAGGCTGTAAGAAGGAATACTTGAAGCTGACTGATTTCCCTTTTTTGATCGGACGACCGCTGTTAATAAGACAACTGTCACCTTTCACTTGAAGTACACCAGGGTTTACCGGTTGGACGGTGCTGAAACCGAGACATCTGAGGTAAACACGCGACTGAGCACACGGGCAGTTGTTGGTGATGATCACCTGGTATTCTGGTTGCCCTTCTATTGTATTTCCTGTTCTTTTTGTTGTCACTTTGATGTTTGATATCCCACATTTGTATGAGTAACCTGTCATTTTGCAATGTAGTAAAGTTTTAGTTAGATAAAGGGAGTAGTGACGGATTTTGATCCGAAAAAATAAAATAGGGAGGCGGACTTATGTCCTAGACATGAACATATATTAAACACTTTTAAACTGCACATGTCAGCAGGCTGAGCTGATAAAGTTATGAAAGATTATACTCATGATTTGGATTTAAATCCCGTCAGGATTATATTATAAATGGTTAATCAATACGAACCTTGTTGGCaaagaagggagaagaagacAAGTGCAAGAAAGACAATGTTGAGAGTTGGTGCCATGTTTTTGATGCTAATAACTCTTGAGAATAAGGAATGGAATTTTCGTTGAAATATTAGGAGTAAACTATactagtttttgtttgtttttgtttgtaagTTTGTGTATGTAGACTTAAGAGGTTCAATATATATAGAGGTAGGATTTGGGAGCAAAGAGTGAACTATGAAGGGATGTGATATATGAAGGTTACATGGCTTGGCCCTAGAAGACGGCGACAATTACGCTATTTAACcacttgtcattgtgacttgggGATAATGTATCATTGTATCAACCGTACGACAGTCTCGTATAGTGTGACGAACGAAAAGTAATATAAATATTGAGCTTTTTTAgttaaaaatgacattttttaaaACTGTCGTTTTATAATGAAGAAAAAGTGGttaattttatcatttttttcaTCATAAAATCATCAATTTTTACGTGATTATATTATATAACAGTCTTATAGTATAATTTACGCTTCATAAATGATGCCGCTTCTCCTATGTACTTGTCCAATATCAACTTATATTCTTAATTCTTAATTAATTCTTTGGTCAAACCGCACTTTCTTCCTTAATTAATGCTACGCTTTCTCTTTTTTCTATCCCATGTTTTGTCTCTTGCTAGTTGCTTGTATCGACATAATCATTTACTTAGTTTTTATCTTCTTTTTATTCTTTCAATTAATCAAATTTAGCTATATTCTCGTCTTAAATAAGTATTTGTAATAAATGAAATATTTTACAATATACCGTATAACAGTTAATCAGTTAATCTAGTAAAATTTTCGACTAACTTGACTCGAGTATATAAGACTTTATACAATCCTGAAACAGTGAAACAGATTGTAAGAATAATCGACAAGGAATACAAGATCAACAGTCGAAAAAATACTCTCTCGTTGACTCGATTTTAGTTGGTAAATCAATTTGCTATTCTCGATTAGGAGAAACATGCGGATTCAATGAACGAGAGCACGGTACCGTACGTTAATCACTTGAAGAAATGTAATTTAATGATTTAATCTCCATGTTGTTAAAGCAGGAAAGCGAGGAGTGGCCATCAAGTTTAGTTAATTTAACGTATAATCTCAACACCATAATCATAATTAACAAGTGAATCTTCAATCTCAAGGCATAATTTTATAGTAAATCAATACGGAGAATAATGAAGAAAGAGTGAGGAGGGGTATAAACCGTACGCCGTACTGTATCAGTCCATGTCTTATTCCTCATCAGGTGGTGGATTTAAAGGTTAAAGGGAGATTAATAAAAAACCCATTTTGTGTAGTAAATGCAATTAATGTTAAATCACATTATCACACGTACAGATGCTACATACTTATGTGTATATTAGCGACTTACACAAGTATATTGTAAAATCAAGAGGTCAGCGATTTGATCCTTATCCATAAGACCATGTGAGTGAAGAAAACTTTTTGACCAGTCATTTACCTCTTCACAAGACACCTCCGATGAGAGGATATACACTATTATCTGTTGTTAATGGTGGACACTCTAATATACACACACACAAAACATATAATAAAACGGGTTAGTTTTGTATTTATGTTTTTAATATTATGAATCAAGAAATTTGATGATCATATCTATTTACTTTGTATACAATATTTACGTAAAACCATCGTATTGACTACTAACACAAAAGCAATTATTGGGCGGTGGGTCCCTCTTACGATGTATCACGTATGTATCTGTTTTACAGTTAAAATGGTGCAATCATCATCCCATTTGGATAAATGAGGCAAATTtgctactccctctgtcccggtcatttgttgtccttttccattttgggttgtctcagtcatttgttgtcctttctattttaggattggaTTTGATTAACAATTTGgccattcacactcaatttggtccacatgTCATTTACTAATTGGccatctcctctttccttggtctttgtgccaaaatcaaaggacaacaaatgaccgggacggagggagtactaaattttatgtattttgtttttaTCTCATCTATTATTTTTGACTCATTTCAAGTTTAAAATTAATTCCATGTACACGTCTTAAACAAAGGTTTGTGAATTGTGATTGGCGAGAGTTAGAAAGGTTAGTTGAATAAAGTAGGGGTCGTTGCAACTTTCAGTTGGGAAGTGGGCAACGACATGTGCGTCTTATACGCATGTCATGTGGCCACTGGGTAAGGCACATGGAATTTTATAGGTCATACTGTTTGTACATATACTCCTACTTCCATCATAGTTGCGCACTTATTGGATGCCTTATCGTTTGATTTTGTGAATGCGAGTTGTGTGGTGCTCTTACCGTCACCAAACACCATGTATGCAGTATGCTATTCAATTTTGTCTGCAGACATTACCACATTTTGATTGTAACATAAGTGGTAATACCGTCTTATGATAAGATTATCGTGTAATGACCTATTATGTACTTCGTAGTTTTTAGTGATGTAATTGGTACATAGTGAGATTTTTAGTCGGTAAGATTTGTTTCATACAAAGAAAAGCATAATATGTAAATAAAATTATTGTCTGAGATATAATGGTCCCGTTTTATATCAATAGATCATGTATTCTGTTCGTCGATCTCAATCATTTAATTTGATTAATACAGAAAAAAAACATCTTTTGAGCTGAATAAGTTTGTGTAATAAATGCAGAGTACAAAATAACATCTCTATATTTCAAGTAagcaaaaataattgaaaaataacACATCGATCATTTGTTTAATACAAAAACATTATTTTCTGAGCTGAATAGATTTGTGTAATTTATACTGATAAGTACGCGTACAAAATAACATCTCAATATTTCAAGTAGGCAAAAATAATTAACAAATAACATCGTGTACAAGGCCAAGTTTCGTTATAAATATCATGTACGTTATGTTATGATATATAGCAatgtgttatgaaatattattatgtaatattatgTGGATGTCCATATGTTAGGATATTCTAGAGTTATTGTATTAAGGAAAGTCTACCctattgtatgtgtatatatatactcCTCATAATGGAATAAAAATACGGTTCTGTCTCTCTTTTCTCCTCCCTTACTTTCTCTtgagtttctctctctaattctCATACTCTATATTTCttcacaacacgttatcagcacgagttCAAACCAAATGAGTCATATTGATTGAAATTATAATTCATCTATTATTTAGATCTGATAATCAGAAATTTCATATTATATCTTATATTCTTTCAATCTGCTAATCAAGGTACGTTCATTATTCCATGATAATCACATTCAATGAACAATATAAGGAACGTACAAGGCTCATATCTATTCAACCATAGATATACGAACATATGATAGCCATTGTTTATTATAATACTACATGAAGTTTACTGATTTAGTTTGTTGGTTACATGGTCATCGATTATTATGACTTGCTTTGCTGGTTTGTTTCATGGAATTAGGGTGTCCAATTTCATCTTCTGACTTCTCCTCTTTGTCTAGTATTAATTGAAGTTTGATTAAGAGTTTTTATGTTCTGTGACTTAGCTATTTTGGATGCAATTTTATTAACTTGTTTGATTGACGTTTTGGACTTAGTTCTAACCACATCTGTATGAAGATATTGAGTTGCATGAATTATATGTGTACTGAAACATGAACATAACAAGTCGGAAATCATAGATATTCGTTTTCTTAAAATAAATCGACTACCCTTGTAATTAAGGTTATTAAGCCATATGCCATTACAACGTAGTACATAGGATGCTCTCAATTTTGCTTTGCTTTTGATATTCTTATACGAAGTATCACATAGGTAATTAACGAGTCTTGTGTAATGTacatatcattattatcattattggaCTTGAATTTTCATTTGTGGTAAGCAATTTTTGAAAAGGACATGTTATATAATTTTGGACCTGAAGTTCCAAAAGATTTATATTATAAAGATGAGAGATATGTCCATATTGTAACTCTGGCCTGAAGTTCAAAGTTTTGAAGGTGTATAATAATTTAACACCATCTCATCACtacaatatattcatattgtataagtGTAAGTGGCCAGAAGTCCACGTCTATGAGTATATGAATCGCTGTTCAATTTTAAGCGGTCTTTATGAAATGCAAATTTATTATTtgcgaattgattcttgttcacctgaagttgaacaATATAATGAGATATGAAATATTTGATCCATTCTTTGAAGttgaatgtgacatctcataaagactctgTTTGTAACACAGATCAAGAATATGACGTTATGATAAGCCTAACATTGcggccttaattgagcctaataatatggcatttgatgagccaagtaaagaagcactaattgagcttaatgatgtggtcttattgagccaaatttgttcattgaaagaaaagaaaatatcTCATGAAAGTGATTATTTCATGAAAGGTCATATGAAAATACTCAAAGAGTAATATATTCCTTATTGGAATATTGACGAGTCCTGCCTACATATATGAGACACATATTGTGTCATATGACACATCATTTATCCGATTGGATAAAGTATTACTAACCATAAGATTAGCGTGATGAATATAGTCAACAAAAATATGGCATGTGATAAATGAAATTATTGAGATATATACATCCAATTTTGATTAAAGTTTGCCGTGTATTTTTTGGCAAACtaagaaagttgacatgaaatgattcagatgtgacaaattaaagccatccgggttcttactatacccgttttgataaaccttgagtttatcttcaagaaaagataagtgctgaaattctctcgtgtagaaattttattaaaggcaagacacTACACTAAGATTGAGTATGTATGATGTTGAAGATCTAAACACTACTCGATATTgaataaagaacttaaatgttcGTGTATGGATTGACATTATATTGAGTGTAATCACATAATGATTTTCTGAGTAGTTCCCATGATTAAAAATCACATTCGGATTTTTATAAAAAATCGTTGGTCTCTTAAATTGGGCATTGTAAATCAGCACATTAaaaatccaactgcattataCATTTCTTCCAGAAATATTTTGTTATTGTACAAAGATGCCCATATAAATTCTTatcgatgatatgagaaattgagATTTAAGGTGGTTATGATAAATATTTGGACTATATATTGGTTATAGTTTTTATCACCTTAGGGGGAGAAATGTGAGTTAAAGCtggtaaaaataaaaaataaacattGATCCCCATACTGAACCAAAAGTTCAGAGAAGGTTATACGTTAAATTCATTGAGTAGAggtttttgaatttgatataaccaTATGTTTTAACAGAATAATACAATTATATACacttgaagtgtattataataaaAGTCAAGATGAATTGACGGTTCCAATGAATGTGAAATAGCAAGTTCCAGCAGCTGGTGTGACATATAGTTGCTATATTTGAAGTGTCCCTGAAGTGACACGATATCTGAAGGATAATAGATGGCTTAAATGAATATAATGGTACCACATACATATTGATTGGATATCATTAAACAAGATCTTGATATCATCAAGAAGTgatgaaattatatcgatatatttATGGAACCTACATACATTTGCGCGCGATATTTTATGGACTTTATAATGGGGATCGTAAATTTAATTAAGTCCATTTTGGTTGTCGACATATAATCaatgattataaatgagctcatggactagAAATCCGATTATTGACCAAGTCAATCCAAATTATGAATGGGTAGAAAAGCGATCGGTTTGCATtttgagtcatcatcatgtgcatatagaGAGTAAGTTCATCATTGCATCTTAGTTTtaatatatacattattattgcattgttattagaatatgttatttagaacttagtttcatatcatatgcatgcacatatttaataatatataattttgaatggaTAATGATGGAAAGGAGAAATATATTTTACTCCTATTAGGATAGCTCCCTGTAGGAGCCTCTTATAAATGATCATCAATTGTTAATGGTTGATCAATTGAGTTATTGAAAACTCATGATATATAAACCTCTACTATACGATTGAAAGATATCGTGATtagttccaaaatggaacatcaaaactcctatagagtttatttgaaaagttattgtctcaacctgaagtttgagcatattgaatgagctttttgctaagcatgtgaaattagtttatggtccagaagtaccataACGATTAGAATAATGTAGTGAAAATCTACAACGGAAaatgtcaatccatacatatatggtttagcaaagaaaataGCTCAAAAGAattggatgatttattcaataattatcggattgattctccttaatacaaggaattaaggaacgatggctacactctttttcccttcgactaggtttttgTCCCAACgggtttttcctagcaaggtttttaacgaggtagcatTATAAGCGCATTATTACGCTATTGTCATGATTGTCATTATTGTTGCAATGACAATTATTTTGGATATATAAGGCTATATCCTATATTGAGGAACTCTATCAAAATTATGGAGGTATTAATTAAAATGAAGATTCAAGagttattatgaaatgattatatCCAGATTGTGAGTTCCGATGAAGTATGATGATTGAAGTTATCAAGAATTTCTACTAATTGAAAATATCAAGTTATCAACGAAGATGAATTATATTTCAACAATCGAGAAGTTATGTCAAAACATGGATCATTTCAAGAtttatcaagttatgtaatcatcagggggagtaggcacgcgctgtactctttttccttatccgtggttttgtcccactgggtttttcCATGGAAAGGTGTTAACGAGGCAGCTTGTTATGCGTGTTTAGAAGATATTGTAGTCTTTTCCTTTCTAATGTTTTTCCCACAGGGTTTTTCTAGTAAGGTTTTTAAGGAGGCATGTTTTTCagtaatggacatccaagggggagtgttatgaaatattattatgtaatattatatggatgtccatatgttAGGATATTCTAGAGTTATTGTATTAAGGAAAGTCTACCctattgtatgtgtatatatatactcctcataatggaataagaataCGGTTCTGTCTCCTCCCTTACTTTCTCTtgagtttctctctctaattctCATACTCTATATTTCACAACACAATGATAAATATGTTTCATCAGACAATGCTTTGACGTAAACTCATTTATTCAATACAATGATCGATATCCAATTTGAAATTTCGGCGCTAAAACTAAAATATATTGGCCTACATGCCATGTTCATGACTTTTATTTTGGTGACAATGCCATGTTCATGAATTTGAATAAATAACATTGGAATGACAGTAATCTCCACCTTCATTATTGTCAATATAACAAACACATGCTGATGGTTGGgtcaactaataatattattaggtTTACGTTTTTGCTTTTTTCAATCTTCCTACTAGGCTTGGTGATGATTGATGATATAAACTAGTCGACGTAAAAAATCTAATATTGAGGCTAACAAATGAACATACTAATGCAGACGTCACAAATGATCGAGAATGTTTATTCTTTCACACTCGTCGACTGTTAGCAGAGACGAAGTTAGGTTCAAATCTTACCTATATTTTAATTTAAATCATAgttatttttttcaaaaaaattagaGTATTATATTTTTCCGAAAACTCGCCCGAGCCATAATTGTGCTTAGCTTCATCCGTAATTGTTAGTATATTTTTATAACGTAGCATCAAGACCTACTGACAGTGCTTGGGAacttatattattatatatttgaaaaatatataatgaaaatttgaggtacaaactcatatttattttaattggtgaaatattctcacaatATTTCTTtaacacaaataggattatacatccagttgtaccataagcatggtacaaccaagtataagaatccgagcttacgtgtattctttctgagctaatttaaatttcatgtttttaatgtgtaaatgaatgaactcaatactttctaataaagctcatattctttaatataAAGTTTCTGGATCTTTTGACACAAAACTCATGTATTCGATGCATTGACATATCTGTtggttgtataatccatgaattgtTTCTTTAATTAGCTGATTAAAGAGGCCCACGTTATCATAAGTTATAACATAAAAACCTCTTGATTTTTGAAGTCTAAACACAAAATCCGTTACCATGCCCATGAATTTAATTTGACGAAAACTTCGACTTTGTTAAGGTAGCTTTATTCATTGCTTTACTTGATTGCTTATTCCCTTTTCTTATCATGCCAAAGAATTATTGATAATGAGAGCAAAATCGATCGATGCACATA
Encoded here:
- the LOC141599163 gene encoding membrane-anchored ubiquitin-fold protein 3-like, whose protein sequence is MPEDEELVELKFRLYDGSDIGPFLYPPASTVAILKDRILAEWPKDKKIAPKGVNDIKIVSAGKILENSKTVGQCRMPFGELQKGVITMHVVVQPSVAKSTKEKKLDESEKSCICSCSIL
- the LOC141599165 gene encoding uncharacterized protein LOC141599165 — encoded protein: MEKLIVVFLLLPFLHFSLSQSRAEPVGSQIRVVGSVYCDICSNNTFSTHSYFIPGAEVKVECKLRATAERTTEEITLSVNRRTNKLGMYQMVITGVDGIDCSKERAVVSLCRATLLRTAPSSGKCNVPGLNTTSDVVYFKSSEQNVCIYGLGALNFRPSRVNKALCGK